Proteins encoded by one window of Mycoplasma capricolum subsp. capricolum ATCC 27343:
- a CDS encoding Vmc-like lipoprotein signal peptide domain-containing protein — protein sequence MKKLLSLMGVSLIASSATVVTVACGKRENELRVVFIPSQNQTEVEATIAPLGKLLTEELKKKAENRGAKFDKRVKITTSQNYEIAGQSLANGNEDIAFIPVNTYSAYRGNKQADGTHDKLGVLLTAGRLGVTPETTLSDFKNGQKFDEVKAVAKMSNEVSFNLIKNYKKVVEEAKPNNNEGYSKKIYDTQNPALYYRSYVFANIPILKGLKIKENNQFKDKTYYEAIEELLKNENQSDNVKKYQEVLKMLILDPKVKIGIGKSKTSSSGFLYPILWLKDFVGLTEKEIVDMLTKKDIKRRIVRALSFTESAELIGDKNIKADNSKYAITFGFSDIRFRDRQTDGKTEDEIKKVREKEKELFENSMVIGASQSIFNDGISYSKSPKSILRDKNLLDDLRKSFIDLIDKSQEAKKIFKIYNHEKYVVPENTIDDKISKSNATGIELIKKLVKNITW from the coding sequence ATGAAAAAATTACTATCATTAATGGGAGTGAGCTTAATAGCTTCTAGTGCTACTGTAGTTACAGTTGCTTGTGGTAAAAGAGAAAATGAATTAAGAGTTGTATTTATTCCTTCACAAAACCAAACTGAAGTTGAAGCAACAATAGCACCACTAGGAAAATTATTAACTGAAGAGTTAAAGAAAAAGGCTGAAAATAGGGGAGCTAAATTTGATAAAAGAGTTAAAATAACAACTAGTCAAAATTATGAAATTGCCGGTCAATCTTTAGCCAATGGAAATGAAGATATTGCCTTTATTCCTGTAAATACTTATTCAGCTTATAGAGGTAACAAACAAGCTGATGGAACACATGATAAACTAGGAGTTTTATTAACTGCTGGAAGATTAGGAGTAACTCCAGAAACTACGCTTTCTGATTTTAAAAATGGTCAAAAATTTGATGAAGTAAAGGCAGTTGCAAAAATGAGCAATGAGGTTTCATTTAACTTAATAAAAAATTATAAAAAAGTCGTTGAGGAAGCAAAACCCAATAATAATGAAGGATACTCAAAAAAAATATATGACACTCAAAATCCCGCACTTTATTATAGATCATATGTATTTGCTAATATTCCAATTCTAAAAGGGTTAAAAATAAAAGAAAATAATCAATTTAAAGATAAGACTTATTATGAAGCTATAGAAGAATTACTAAAAAATGAAAATCAAAGTGATAATGTTAAAAAATATCAAGAAGTTCTTAAAATGCTAATACTTGATCCTAAAGTTAAAATTGGTATTGGTAAATCTAAGACATCAAGTTCAGGTTTTTTATACCCAATTTTATGACTTAAAGATTTTGTGGGGTTAACTGAAAAAGAAATTGTTGATATGTTAACAAAAAAAGACATTAAAAGAAGAATAGTAAGGGCACTTTCGTTTACTGAATCTGCAGAACTTATTGGAGATAAAAATATAAAAGCAGACAATAGCAAATATGCAATTACTTTTGGATTTTCTGATATTCGTTTTAGAGATAGACAAACAGATGGTAAGACTGAAGATGAAATAAAAAAAGTAAGAGAAAAAGAAAAAGAACTTTTTGAAAACTCAATGGTCATTGGGGCTTCTCAATCTATTTTTAATGATGGTATATCTTATTCAAAATCACCAAAATCTATTCTTAGAGATAAAAATCTTCTAGACGATTTAAGAAAGTCATTTATTGATTTAATTGATAAAAGTCAAGAAGCTAAAAAAATATTTAAAATATATAATCATGAAAAATATGTAGTTCCTGAAAATACAATAGATGATAAAATTTCAAAATCTAACGCAACAGGTATTGAACTAATTAAAAAATTAGTAAAAAATATTACTTGATAG
- a CDS encoding ComEC/Rec2 family competence protein: MKNIKLFIIDFYNFLVLKHYFLLFLLLSICMSANFILNFNFNYLILAIFFLSLTIILNYKNTLKILLIFISINLVFLVYMFWFKHSNLSYLNNKTIISSVIDKKTNYAILQHKNIKFYINDYNNKFLLDQIIEISGVFNKLENNTSFYQFDFFNYLNKQFIDFEMINYKVEKISNGIRSNFILTNYFYTNKLASMFLFESIDRSTKFGELIKDLNLSFLIVISSYNIHFFTKFFYKLNTKFKWTTIITYLFYLIVFLLSYLANFSYASLRIIIFFIISLYFKITKKTTLLVFKRFLTLLICFVLTPSFLTSSSAVFIIVSFMFYYEKIFRNKFLDLCLKSLIFTFYFIPLQIFYFYSFSIVIQSLLIVLRPLFSFLYFSIFIWIWFDHNFLTNILIKIFEFIKKININFNIGYVNVIFLILAYLIILVIIKYNFKSIWSWISLIFILLLSYLISWLIKPSVFLVMLNVGNGNCFIFHDKFKNTTIINDCGVGKGFSKNIGYEFLKYFGINHVDLIIISHNHADHYNAIEAIRKNIKVYETITYNNFLPFKSIKNVNMYFFWNNLESENDKSLVYLFEYRNIRILFTGDVEKEAEQLLVNNDYFKYVVNLKPIDILQVPHHGSNTSSTDQFISLIKPKYGLVSGNKRTYNFPRFQTLQTLYKHNVKYFISQINGNTFYNFLTNSFWFKK, translated from the coding sequence ATGAAAAATATTAAGTTATTTATAATTGATTTTTATAACTTTTTAGTATTAAAACACTATTTTTTGTTGTTTTTATTATTAAGTATTTGTATGAGTGCTAATTTTATTTTAAATTTTAATTTTAATTATTTAATTTTAGCAATTTTCTTTTTAAGTTTAACTATTATTTTAAATTACAAAAATACTTTAAAAATACTTTTAATTTTTATTTCTATTAACTTAGTGTTTTTAGTATATATGTTTTGGTTTAAACATTCTAATTTAAGTTATTTAAATAATAAAACTATTATAAGTAGTGTTATTGATAAAAAAACTAATTATGCTATTTTACAACATAAAAATATTAAGTTTTATATTAATGACTATAACAATAAGTTTTTATTAGATCAAATAATAGAAATATCTGGTGTGTTTAACAAATTAGAAAATAATACTAGTTTTTATCAATTTGACTTTTTTAACTATTTAAACAAACAATTTATTGATTTTGAAATGATTAATTATAAAGTAGAAAAAATTAGTAATGGGATTAGAAGTAATTTTATTTTAACTAATTATTTTTATACAAACAAATTAGCTAGTATGTTTTTATTTGAATCAATAGATAGATCTACTAAGTTTGGTGAATTAATAAAAGATTTGAATTTAAGTTTTTTAATAGTTATTAGTAGTTATAACATTCACTTTTTTACTAAATTTTTTTATAAATTAAACACCAAATTTAAATGAACAACAATAATTACTTATTTATTTTATTTAATAGTTTTTTTATTATCTTATTTAGCAAATTTTTCTTATGCTAGTTTAAGAATAATAATTTTTTTTATTATTAGTTTATACTTTAAAATAACTAAAAAAACTACTTTATTAGTTTTTAAAAGATTTTTAACTCTTTTAATTTGTTTTGTTTTAACTCCTAGTTTTTTAACTTCAAGTAGTGCTGTTTTTATAATTGTTAGCTTTATGTTTTATTATGAAAAAATTTTTAGAAATAAATTTTTAGATTTATGTTTAAAATCTTTAATTTTTACTTTTTATTTTATTCCTTTACAAATTTTTTATTTTTATAGTTTTAGTATAGTTATTCAAAGTTTATTAATTGTTTTAAGACCATTGTTTAGTTTTTTATATTTTAGTATTTTTATTTGAATTTGGTTTGATCATAATTTTTTAACTAATATATTAATTAAGATTTTTGAGTTTATTAAAAAGATTAATATTAATTTTAATATAGGATATGTTAATGTTATTTTTTTAATTTTAGCTTATTTAATTATTTTAGTAATAATTAAATATAACTTTAAATCAATATGAAGTTGAATAAGTTTAATTTTTATTTTGTTATTAAGTTATTTAATTAGTTGGTTAATTAAACCAAGTGTGTTTTTAGTAATGCTAAATGTTGGTAATGGTAATTGTTTTATTTTTCATGATAAGTTTAAAAACACAACTATTATAAATGATTGTGGAGTTGGAAAAGGTTTTTCTAAAAATATTGGTTATGAGTTTTTAAAATATTTTGGTATTAATCATGTTGATTTAATTATAATTTCACACAATCATGCTGATCATTATAATGCAATTGAAGCTATTAGAAAAAATATTAAAGTTTATGAAACAATTACTTATAATAACTTTTTACCTTTTAAAAGTATTAAAAATGTAAATATGTACTTTTTTTGAAATAACTTAGAAAGTGAAAACGATAAATCTTTAGTTTATTTGTTTGAATATAGAAATATTAGAATTTTATTTACAGGAGATGTTGAAAAAGAAGCTGAACAATTATTAGTTAATAATGATTATTTTAAATACGTAGTCAATTTAAAGCCAATAGATATTTTACAAGTACCACACCATGGTTCTAATACTAGTTCAACTGATCAATTTATTAGTTTAATAAAACCAAAATATGGATTAGTATCAGGTAATAAAAGAACTTATAATTTTCCAAGATTTCAAACACTACAAACTTTATACAAACACAATGTTAAATATTTTATAAGTCAAATTAATGGTAATACTTTTTATAATTTTTTAACTAATAGTTTTTGGTTTAAAAAATAA
- the asnS gene encoding asparagine--tRNA ligase: MEIKQVFEQNSELIDQEIELIARVRSNRQGKFVSFMILNDGTTFTDLQVVYKTKTKGYEQALQARVSSIVKVIGRVVLTPEKQQKFEVQADAIELIDQAIEDYPLQKKEHTTEYLREIAHLRAKTKTFNAIFKIRSAAAYAIHKFFNDRGFVYIHSPIITSNDAEGAGEAFLVTTREDADYEKDFFAKKASLTVSGQLHAEAFAQAFKKVYTFGPTFRAENSNTAKHAAEFWMIEPEVAFADLKDNIQLIQDMVKYIINYIFKHNRRELEFCNEHLEDGLIDKLNSVRNSEFKVTTYTEAIEILKQAVANGHKFEVSDIEFGLDLGTEHERYICEQVNKAPTFVTNYPKEIKAFYMKQNEDNKTVAAVDLLVPGIGELVGGSQREDNYEKLIKRCKEVNIDIDQLEWYNNLRLYGYYKSAGFGLGFERLIMYITGASNIRDVIPFPRTPKNLLF; encoded by the coding sequence ATGGAAATCAAACAAGTATTTGAACAAAACTCAGAATTAATTGACCAAGAAATTGAATTAATAGCTAGAGTTAGATCTAATAGACAAGGTAAATTCGTTTCATTTATGATCTTAAATGATGGAACTACTTTTACTGATTTACAAGTAGTTTATAAAACTAAAACCAAAGGATATGAACAAGCACTTCAAGCAAGAGTTAGTTCAATTGTTAAAGTCATTGGAAGAGTTGTTTTAACTCCAGAAAAACAACAAAAATTTGAAGTACAAGCTGATGCTATCGAACTTATTGATCAAGCAATTGAAGATTATCCACTACAAAAAAAAGAACATACAACTGAGTATTTAAGAGAAATAGCGCACTTAAGAGCAAAAACAAAAACTTTTAATGCTATTTTTAAAATAAGATCTGCTGCTGCTTATGCTATTCATAAGTTCTTTAATGACAGAGGTTTTGTTTACATACATTCTCCAATTATTACTTCAAATGATGCTGAAGGAGCAGGTGAAGCTTTTTTAGTAACAACTAGAGAAGATGCAGATTATGAAAAAGACTTTTTTGCTAAAAAGGCAAGCCTAACAGTTTCAGGTCAATTACACGCAGAAGCATTTGCTCAAGCTTTTAAAAAAGTTTATACATTTGGTCCTACTTTTAGAGCTGAAAATTCAAATACTGCAAAACATGCTGCTGAGTTTTGAATGATTGAACCAGAAGTTGCTTTTGCTGATTTAAAAGATAATATACAACTAATTCAAGATATGGTTAAATATATCATTAATTACATTTTTAAACACAATAGAAGAGAACTAGAATTTTGTAATGAACACTTAGAAGATGGATTAATTGATAAATTAAACAGTGTTAGAAATTCAGAATTTAAAGTTACAACTTATACTGAAGCAATTGAAATTTTAAAACAAGCGGTTGCTAATGGTCACAAATTCGAAGTTTCAGATATTGAATTTGGATTAGATTTAGGAACTGAGCATGAAAGATATATTTGTGAACAAGTAAATAAAGCTCCAACTTTTGTAACTAATTATCCAAAAGAAATTAAAGCATTTTATATGAAACAAAATGAGGATAATAAAACAGTTGCTGCTGTTGATTTATTAGTTCCTGGAATTGGAGAATTAGTTGGTGGAAGTCAACGTGAAGATAATTATGAAAAACTAATTAAAAGATGTAAAGAAGTAAATATAGATATTGATCAATTAGAGTGATACAACAACTTAAGATTGTATGGATACTATAAATCAGCTGGATTTGGTTTAGGATTTGAAAGATTGATTATGTATATTACTGGAGCATCAAATATTAGAGATGTTATTCCATTCCCAAGAACTCCAAAAAACTTATTATTCTAA
- the phnC gene encoding phosphonate ABC transporter ATP-binding protein: MILFNNVNKVWPNGKQVLKNITLEINKGELVAVIGLSGAGKTTLLKTINKINDISSGEIIIDFDKTKDHYEITKTRGKKLQKLRQKIGLMSQEYNNIANKTVLQNVLNARVSSQKGINKIIGFFKREDKLIALNSLNKLNLLDYAYIRADNLSGGQQQRVALARTLAQQPFLIIADEPVSALDPILANQVMKDFKNINKKDGITVIINIHHVDLAKKYATRVIGLNNGEIVFDDVPSKLDAQAMKKIYGE; encoded by the coding sequence ATGATACTGTTTAATAATGTAAATAAAGTTTGACCTAATGGAAAACAAGTTTTAAAAAATATAACTTTAGAAATTAATAAAGGTGAATTAGTTGCAGTTATTGGATTATCTGGAGCTGGAAAAACAACACTTTTAAAAACTATTAATAAAATAAACGATATTTCTTCAGGTGAAATTATCATTGATTTTGATAAGACAAAAGATCATTATGAAATAACTAAAACTAGAGGAAAAAAACTCCAAAAGCTTAGACAAAAAATTGGTTTAATGTCTCAAGAATATAACAATATTGCAAATAAAACAGTTTTACAAAATGTCTTAAATGCTAGAGTAAGTAGTCAAAAGGGAATTAACAAGATTATTGGTTTTTTTAAAAGAGAAGATAAACTAATTGCTTTAAATTCTTTAAATAAGTTAAATCTATTAGATTATGCATACATAAGAGCTGATAATTTAAGTGGTGGCCAACAACAACGTGTGGCATTAGCTAGAACTTTAGCTCAACAACCTTTTTTAATAATTGCAGATGAACCAGTTTCTGCTTTAGATCCAATTCTTGCAAACCAAGTAATGAAAGATTTTAAAAACATTAATAAAAAAGACGGGATTACTGTAATAATCAATATTCATCATGTTGATCTTGCTAAAAAATATGCAACAAGAGTTATTGGATTAAATAATGGAGAAATTGTTTTTGATGATGTTCCAAGTAAATTGGACGCTCAGGCAATGAAAAAAATCTATGGAGAATAG
- a CDS encoding alpha/beta hydrolase — MTHKQKRALIKKTGNKIFRSINISFLKFHKLLETSVDFKRSHSKKHIYMNPEINKRNKVMRLFFKHKELEFKINDNLIPVKFKTSDNITISALKYITDHNSKKWIIVSHWFSGDKYWSLYWSKEFIELGYNVLVYDFRNHGDSEETQFATMGLLESKDLIAAINYLNKTEDVQIIGLVGLSMGAFVINYLTLTKQKFLEESKVKFIISDSSYATISSLISKLQKLTIKRFFLKRYDIYLIKRILKKQKELTLSDWNEMNLFNKFEKQNISPAKIPILFIHSIEDKITSHNDSIRMFINRKKFNLNDEILIYETSKHCLSLKEHYYQTIYRILEFENKIIKDNNKTNRALEKMGITDKIILNNFNEKKEISTFFYKD, encoded by the coding sequence ATGACACATAAACAAAAAAGAGCTCTTATTAAAAAAACGGGTAATAAAATATTTCGATCGATAAACATTTCATTTCTTAAATTTCATAAATTATTAGAAACTTCAGTAGATTTTAAAAGATCTCATTCTAAAAAACATATTTATATGAATCCTGAAATTAATAAAAGAAATAAAGTGATGAGATTATTTTTTAAACATAAAGAATTAGAGTTTAAAATCAATGATAACTTAATTCCAGTTAAATTTAAAACTAGTGACAATATAACAATTTCAGCACTTAAATATATTACAGATCATAATTCTAAAAAATGAATTATTGTAAGTCATTGATTTTCTGGTGATAAATATTGAAGTTTATACTGATCAAAAGAATTTATAGAACTTGGATATAATGTATTAGTTTATGATTTTAGAAATCATGGCGATTCAGAAGAAACTCAATTTGCAACAATGGGTTTATTAGAAAGTAAAGATTTAATTGCTGCTATTAACTATTTAAACAAAACTGAAGATGTACAAATTATTGGTTTAGTTGGTTTAAGTATGGGTGCTTTTGTAATTAATTATCTAACTTTAACAAAACAAAAATTCTTAGAAGAAAGTAAAGTTAAATTTATTATTAGTGATAGTAGTTATGCAACTATTAGTTCTTTAATAAGTAAATTACAAAAATTAACAATTAAAAGATTTTTTTTAAAAAGATATGATATTTACTTAATTAAACGAATTTTAAAAAAACAAAAAGAATTAACTTTATCTGATTGAAATGAAATGAATTTATTTAATAAATTTGAAAAGCAAAATATTAGTCCAGCTAAAATTCCAATTTTGTTTATTCATTCAATTGAAGATAAAATAACTAGTCATAATGATTCAATAAGAATGTTTATAAATAGAAAAAAATTTAACTTAAATGATGAAATTTTAATTTATGAAACTTCTAAACATTGCTTAAGTTTAAAAGAGCATTATTATCAAACTATTTATAGAATTTTAGAATTTGAAAATAAGATTATAAAAGATAATAATAAAACCAATAGAGCTTTAGAAAAAATGGGAATTACTGATAAAATCATTCTAAATAATTTTAATGAGAAAAAAGAAATTTCAACATTTTTTTATAAAGATTAA
- a CDS encoding PhnE/PtxC family ABC transporter permease — protein sequence MFNKKIIRDRNLFKIENQYTKPPKRIFTICFTIGVIIFVVLGFALADERWNEFFDNFDKLINLFKDFFKWDLNNWNQKHGLPNTFLETSFYNLWQTIKLSFIGTFLGIILCLPFSVLASRSIISNRYVNNISRGFLAIFRTIPSFAMAMIITGYFLTGYGSSVIGIIFFSFSVAGKLFYEKIEQIDTKVFTTMQATGANKFQSFKKAVIPQISTNLLSISLYTLETNIRYFSVIAIVTGLDSYGDLIRATLDSSEYNKAGFLLTIFAITILLIELFIFLIRNYIIEEKDFLLEKKLINKIKKPYKNIDKLSDIQFYIAYILTKQINEKIAKTSDEKEIQDLKQQKKELISEFKKQYRLSVRNDKEKYKKLFKENKKNLFVKVDFVDHLVRIDKISQTKLANECLIHKEQIKKQVENTIKTETEKFKETLTPELVLKKMPKTYIKRTIFFTIILFLFIFLIKDINFSLSSSSSIKNTNQRILDILNINWESLYYANPLSVTNKTAQSYSVIHILWETLTIAILGTVIGAIFAYILGLLSSSKIVHPVIAKPILCLTTLIRAIPTYMYAYIFVFAVGIGPFAGSLALSIGTIGMLTKYYREIYETINFKIVNQLKALGLNKFQVFRYGIFAQTQNEIISYIIYRFEINFKEVATLGIVGAGSLGKLLKGYFEEALYPEFGALVFGLIIFTLIVESISNTLRVKFLENKNPKWIDLLINKCQHCCFATYKATLKLFKKDLDMSYWQANAFNSYVKSKISLDKIPDKYISKKVIFLKNLKINIDYNNKVLVNQKYKEVISLHKKYIKEFKDNRKLLVNQINSQAQNYLKIAKNNYLNSKLELEKKLQNQRQIISSLKQKIKDSNQKSKTLNQKLQDQKTKLTSIKDLLKSLKREYRKTVLFTKQTRTIKLWNLDY from the coding sequence ATGTTTAATAAAAAGATAATTAGAGATAGAAATTTATTTAAAATAGAAAACCAATATACAAAACCACCAAAGCGAATTTTTACAATTTGTTTTACTATTGGAGTAATAATATTTGTAGTTTTAGGATTTGCTTTAGCTGATGAAAGATGAAATGAGTTTTTTGATAATTTTGATAAGTTAATTAATCTTTTTAAAGATTTTTTTAAATGAGATCTTAATAATTGAAATCAAAAACATGGATTACCAAACACCTTTTTAGAAACTAGTTTTTATAATTTATGACAAACTATTAAACTGTCATTTATTGGTACTTTTTTAGGAATAATTTTATGCTTGCCTTTTTCAGTATTAGCTTCAAGAAGTATTATTTCAAATAGATATGTTAATAACATTTCTAGAGGATTTTTAGCAATATTTAGAACTATACCAAGTTTTGCAATGGCTATGATTATAACTGGTTATTTTTTAACTGGTTATGGTTCATCTGTAATTGGTATTATATTCTTTTCATTTTCAGTAGCTGGTAAATTGTTTTATGAAAAAATAGAACAAATTGATACAAAAGTATTCACTACAATGCAAGCTACTGGAGCAAATAAATTTCAATCATTTAAAAAAGCTGTAATTCCACAAATTTCAACTAATTTATTGTCAATTTCTCTATATACTTTAGAAACTAATATTCGTTATTTTTCAGTTATTGCAATTGTAACAGGGTTAGATAGTTATGGAGATTTAATTAGAGCAACTCTTGATTCTTCAGAATATAATAAGGCTGGTTTCTTATTAACAATATTTGCAATAACTATTTTACTAATTGAATTATTCATATTTTTAATTAGAAACTACATAATTGAAGAAAAAGACTTTTTGTTAGAAAAAAAACTAATAAATAAAATTAAAAAACCATATAAAAACATTGATAAGTTAAGTGATATTCAATTTTATATTGCTTACATTCTTACAAAGCAAATCAATGAAAAAATAGCTAAAACCTCTGATGAAAAAGAAATTCAAGATTTAAAGCAACAAAAAAAAGAACTAATTTCTGAGTTTAAAAAACAATATAGACTTAGTGTAAGAAACGATAAAGAAAAATATAAAAAATTATTTAAAGAAAACAAAAAGAACTTATTTGTAAAAGTTGATTTTGTAGATCATTTAGTTAGAATTGATAAAATTAGTCAAACTAAACTTGCAAATGAATGTTTAATTCATAAAGAACAAATAAAAAAACAAGTTGAAAATACAATAAAAACAGAGACTGAAAAATTTAAAGAAACTTTAACACCCGAATTAGTGTTAAAAAAAATGCCAAAAACATATATTAAAAGAACTATATTTTTTACAATTATTTTATTCTTATTTATTTTTTTAATTAAAGATATTAATTTTTCACTATCAAGTAGTTCATCAATAAAAAATACAAATCAAAGAATTTTAGATATTTTAAATATTAATTGAGAATCATTATACTATGCTAACCCACTTAGTGTAACAAACAAAACTGCACAATCATATTCAGTTATACATATTCTTTGAGAAACATTAACAATTGCTATTTTAGGTACTGTAATTGGGGCTATTTTTGCTTACATATTAGGATTATTAAGTTCATCAAAAATAGTTCATCCAGTTATTGCAAAACCAATTTTATGTTTAACTACTTTAATTAGAGCAATTCCAACTTATATGTATGCATATATTTTTGTTTTTGCAGTAGGTATAGGTCCTTTTGCTGGATCACTAGCTTTATCTATTGGAACAATTGGAATGCTAACAAAATACTATAGAGAAATTTATGAAACAATAAACTTTAAAATAGTTAACCAATTAAAAGCTTTAGGGTTAAACAAATTTCAAGTGTTTAGATATGGTATATTTGCTCAAACTCAAAATGAAATAATTTCATATATCATTTATCGTTTTGAAATTAACTTTAAAGAAGTAGCTACTTTAGGAATTGTTGGAGCTGGAAGTTTAGGTAAATTATTAAAAGGATATTTTGAAGAAGCATTATATCCAGAATTTGGTGCTTTAGTATTTGGTTTAATTATTTTTACTTTAATTGTTGAAAGTATTTCAAATACATTAAGAGTAAAATTTTTAGAAAATAAAAATCCTAAATGAATTGATTTATTAATTAATAAATGCCAACATTGTTGTTTTGCAACTTACAAAGCTACTTTAAAACTTTTTAAAAAAGATTTAGATATGAGTTATTGACAAGCTAATGCTTTTAATAGTTATGTTAAAAGTAAAATAAGTTTAGATAAAATACCTGATAAATATATTTCTAAAAAAGTTATCTTTTTAAAAAATTTAAAAATTAATATTGATTATAATAATAAGGTTTTAGTTAATCAAAAATATAAAGAAGTAATTAGTTTACATAAAAAATACATAAAAGAATTTAAAGATAATAGAAAACTGTTAGTTAATCAAATTAATAGTCAAGCTCAAAACTATTTAAAAATAGCTAAAAATAATTATTTAAACTCAAAACTAGAATTAGAAAAAAAACTACAAAACCAAAGACAAATTATAAGTAGTTTAAAACAAAAAATTAAAGATAGTAATCAAAAATCTAAAACACTAAATCAAAAATTACAAGATCAAAAAACTAAATTAACAAGCATTAAAGACTTATTAAAATCACTAAAAAGAGAATATAGAAAAACTGTTTTATTTACTAAACAAACTAGAACTATCAAACTTTGAAATTTAGATTATTAA
- a CDS encoding Cof-type HAD-IIB family hydrolase, with protein sequence MLKNIKLIVTDLDGTVLHHGKLANDIDKPVLEKAIKNNIYVTIATGQPYKSAKPRADLFNIGQHVDLAVLANGALISKISNFEPVYVNKIDNVIVNKMVKKLTELNICTVIFTATAADIYWNNIPFEVESMNKRNWFERFNKTICSTDGNFDFIDPVQIMIFVPQEKNKVLEDWFKAEKLDNYLTSMRNHIETIPIYEFTNITATKGTAIKKMAELLNVDINDVVVFGDNMNDMTMFEEISNCVAVGNAVEEIKQKAKYITDTNVNGGVGKFIEKYVLN encoded by the coding sequence ATGTTAAAAAATATTAAGCTAATTGTTACAGATCTAGATGGAACTGTTTTACATCATGGAAAATTGGCAAATGATATTGATAAACCAGTATTAGAAAAAGCTATTAAAAACAATATTTATGTAACAATTGCAACAGGTCAACCTTATAAATCAGCAAAACCTAGAGCAGATTTATTTAATATAGGTCAACATGTTGATTTAGCTGTTTTAGCTAATGGGGCTTTAATTTCAAAAATTAGTAATTTTGAACCAGTTTATGTAAATAAAATTGACAATGTTATTGTTAATAAAATGGTTAAAAAATTAACTGAATTAAATATTTGTACAGTTATATTTACAGCAACAGCTGCTGATATTTATTGAAACAACATTCCTTTTGAAGTAGAAAGTATGAATAAAAGAAATTGATTTGAAAGATTTAATAAAACAATATGTAGTACTGATGGTAATTTTGATTTTATTGATCCAGTTCAAATTATGATTTTTGTTCCACAAGAAAAAAATAAAGTTTTAGAAGATTGATTTAAAGCTGAAAAATTAGATAATTATTTAACAAGTATGAGAAATCATATTGAAACTATTCCAATTTATGAATTTACAAATATTACAGCAACTAAAGGAACAGCTATTAAAAAAATGGCTGAACTCTTAAATGTTGATATTAACGATGTTGTGGTATTTGGTGATAATATGAACGATATGACAATGTTTGAAGAAATTTCAAATTGTGTTGCTGTTGGAAATGCGGTTGAAGAAATTAAACAAAAAGCCAAATATATCACTGATACAAATGTTAATGGTGGAGTTGGAAAATTTATAGAAAAATATGTATTAAATTAG